Genomic segment of Paenibacillus sp. FSL R5-0912:
AGGCAGGCAATCCCAGCCGAGATCGAGGCTGGGTTACCAGCCATCGTTCCGGCCTGATATGCCGGACCCAGCGGAGCGACCTGCTCCATGACATGCTTACGTCCGCCGTAAGCGCCGATAGGCAGCCCGCCGCCGATGATTTTGCCCAGTGCGGTCAGATCGGGAATGATATCCTCATGGCCCTCAAGACCTGCATAAGTCTGGGTGGAGCCGTAATGGAAACGGAAAGCGGTGATGACCTCATCGTAAATGACAAGCGAGCCGTTCTCATGCGTCAGCTTGCACAGGCCTTCGAGGAAACCAGGATGCGGCATGACCATGCCGAAGTTACCGACAATCGGCTCGACCATAACGGCAGCCACATCTTCACCCCACTGCTCAAGCGCCTCGCGTAGCCCGTCCAGATCATTGAAGGGTACAGTGATGACTTCCTGGGCGATGCTGGCCGGAACGCCTGCACTGTCCGGGATGCCCAGCGTAGACGGTCCAGAGCCTGCAGCTACAAGCACAAGATCAGAGTGGCCGTGGTAGCAGCCTGCGAACTTGATAATCTTGCTGCGCTTCGTGTAGGCGCGTGCTACTCGGATCGTTGTCATGACGGCTTCTGTACCGGAGTTGACGAAGCGTACCTTGTCCATGGAGGGGATAGCTTCCTTCAGCATTTTGGCCAGCCTGATTTCAAGCTGGGTCGGCGTGCCATAGAGCAGTCCGTTCTGTGCAGCCTCTGTAATGGCAGCGGTGATATGCGGGTGGGCATGTCCGGTAATGATCGGGCCATAGGCGGCCAGATAATCAATATATTCATTGCCGTCCTCGTCCCAGAAGCGGGCGCCTCTTGCGCGTTTCATGAATACGGGGGCACCACCGCCTACGGCCTTGAAGGAACGGGAGGGGCTGTTGACGCCTCCAACGATATGCTGCAGAGCTTCCTGGTATAAATGTTCTGATGTGCTGCGGTTCATGGAATAACATCCTTTCGTATGTCGGAGG
This window contains:
- a CDS encoding glutamate-1-semialdehyde 2,1-aminomutase, translating into MNRSTSEHLYQEALQHIVGGVNSPSRSFKAVGGGAPVFMKRARGARFWDEDGNEYIDYLAAYGPIITGHAHPHITAAITEAAQNGLLYGTPTQLEIRLAKMLKEAIPSMDKVRFVNSGTEAVMTTIRVARAYTKRSKIIKFAGCYHGHSDLVLVAAGSGPSTLGIPDSAGVPASIAQEVITVPFNDLDGLREALEQWGEDVAAVMVEPIVGNFGMVMPHPGFLEGLCKLTHENGSLVIYDEVITAFRFHYGSTQTYAGLEGHEDIIPDLTALGKIIGGGLPIGAYGGRKHVMEQVAPLGPAYQAGTMAGNPASISAGIACLEVLSAEGVYNEMERLAIRLTEGLQESAGRHGIPLTINRIRGAFSTHFCSHPITNYDEAQDTDGEMFASFFRHMLNRGINLAPSKYEAWFLTTAHTDADIDITLEAAEASFSAMAAEQQQL